A genome region from Bradyrhizobium sp. WSM1417 includes the following:
- the glp gene encoding gephyrin-like molybdotransferase Glp — MAQLSDDCFAFGGPMMSVNEAVGLITTRVNAIVDLETVALIHADGRVLARDIAAPLPLPPFTNSAVDGYAVRNADLPDSAERALPLDGRIQAGGLALVPIKAGHTARIFTGAPMPPDAETVFMQEDVRLDDAGRVVLPPGLKPGANVRPAGEDIPQGHIALRAGQRLLPQHVALAAAFGLVRLDVVRRIRVAVFSTGDELASPGEPRAASQLFDSNRFMLMTMLRRLGCDVSDLGILRDERTLLANGLKQVAGTHDLILTTGGVSTGEEDHVKAAVESIGSLVLWRMAIKPGRPVAMGIIEGTPLIGLPGNPVASFVTFAHVVRPTVLALAGSLPAPLLPIPVRAAFTYKKKAGRREYVRASLRRTQDGALEAIKFPREGAGLLSSLVDTDGLIELDEEVTRVEPGQSVGFLSYADLL, encoded by the coding sequence ATGGCGCAACTGTCGGACGATTGTTTTGCTTTTGGCGGACCGATGATGTCGGTCAATGAGGCCGTGGGTCTGATCACGACGCGCGTCAACGCGATTGTCGATCTCGAAACCGTGGCGCTCATCCATGCTGATGGGCGTGTGCTGGCCCGCGATATCGCGGCGCCGCTGCCGTTGCCGCCCTTTACCAATTCCGCCGTTGACGGCTACGCCGTGCGCAACGCAGATCTTCCTGATAGCGCCGAGCGGGCACTCCCGCTCGACGGCCGCATCCAGGCCGGCGGTCTGGCACTGGTGCCGATCAAGGCCGGCCACACCGCGCGCATCTTCACCGGCGCGCCGATGCCGCCGGATGCCGAAACCGTCTTCATGCAGGAAGACGTCCGCCTCGACGATGCCGGACGAGTTGTGCTGCCGCCGGGGCTGAAGCCGGGCGCGAACGTCCGCCCTGCGGGAGAGGACATTCCCCAAGGCCATATCGCGCTGCGCGCAGGCCAGCGCTTGCTGCCGCAGCATGTCGCGCTCGCGGCGGCGTTCGGCCTGGTCAGGCTCGATGTCGTCAGGCGCATCCGTGTTGCAGTGTTCTCGACCGGTGACGAACTGGCCTCGCCCGGCGAGCCGCGCGCGGCCTCGCAGCTGTTCGATTCCAACCGCTTCATGCTGATGACGATGCTGCGCCGGCTCGGCTGCGACGTCAGCGATCTCGGCATCTTGCGCGACGAACGGACGTTGCTCGCGAATGGCCTCAAGCAAGTCGCCGGCACGCACGATCTGATCCTCACCACCGGCGGCGTATCGACCGGGGAAGAGGATCACGTCAAGGCGGCAGTCGAGAGCATCGGCTCGCTGGTGTTGTGGCGGATGGCGATCAAGCCTGGCCGGCCCGTGGCGATGGGCATCATCGAGGGCACGCCGCTGATCGGATTGCCGGGCAACCCCGTCGCGAGTTTCGTCACCTTCGCCCATGTGGTGCGGCCGACGGTGCTGGCGCTTGCGGGCAGCCTGCCGGCGCCGCTGTTGCCGATCCCGGTGCGCGCGGCGTTCACCTACAAGAAGAAAGCGGGCCGACGCGAATATGTTCGCGCCTCCTTGCGACGCACGCAGGACGGCGCACTCGAGGCCATCAAGTTTCCACGCGAGGGGGCTGGGCTGTTGTCCTCTCTGGTCGACACCGACGGCCTCATCGAGCTCGATGAGGAGGTCACGCGTGTCGAGCCGGGGCAGAGCGTGGGTTTCTTGTCCTATGCCGATCTGCTCTGA
- a CDS encoding sulfurtransferase TusA family protein, giving the protein MTRTTLDLTGLKCPLPALKTRKALKPLQPGDQLEVYCTDPLSVIDIPNLIRETGDTVEITERSDARIVFLIEKADRSIENLNGAPPT; this is encoded by the coding sequence ATGACCAGAACGACGCTCGATCTCACCGGACTGAAATGCCCGCTGCCCGCCCTGAAGACGCGCAAAGCGCTGAAGCCGTTGCAGCCGGGCGATCAGCTCGAAGTGTACTGCACCGATCCCCTGTCGGTGATTGACATTCCGAACCTGATCCGGGAGACCGGCGACACGGTGGAGATCACCGAGCGCAGCGACGCGCGTATCGTGTTCTTGATTGAGAAGGCCGATCGATCGATAGAAAATCTCAATGGTGCGCCGCCCACTTAG
- a CDS encoding OFA family MFS transporter translates to MSTIESAGTLSGAGAGFLDRERTIATAGFNRWLVPPAALCIHLCIGMAYGFSVFWLPLSRAIGVTAPKACAEMSLFQELFTTSCDWKVASMGWMYTLFFVLLGIAAAVWGGWLERVGPRKAGFVSALCWCGGLFLGAIGVYTHQLWLLWLGSGVIGGIGLGLGYISPVSTLVKWFPDRRGMATGMAIMGFGGGAMIGAPLANLLMNYFKTPTSVGVWETFVTMGVIYFVFMMIGAFRYRLPPPGWQPEGWTAPSKANAMISKANVHLNDAHKTPQFWLIWWVLCLNVSAGIGVIGMASPMLQEIFAGKLIGLPNVGFNALDAGQKAQIAAIAAGFAGLLSLFNIGGRFFWASLSDKIGRKNTYYTFFILGIALYALAPTFAAMGSKLLFVLGFGIILSMYGGGFSTVPAYLADMFGTQFVGAIHGRLLTAWSTAGIIGPVVVNYIREFQLAAGVPRDQLYNTTMYILCAMLIAGLICNYLIKPVDSKWHMKEADVAKLQAASASAAAAGPHGSYGIGFGGLDAKAALFWAFVGVPLLWGVWKTLESAVKIF, encoded by the coding sequence ATGTCTACCATCGAGAGCGCTGGAACACTTTCGGGTGCCGGCGCAGGTTTTCTGGATCGCGAGCGGACCATCGCGACCGCCGGGTTCAATCGCTGGCTGGTGCCGCCGGCTGCGCTGTGCATCCATCTCTGCATCGGCATGGCCTACGGCTTCTCGGTGTTCTGGCTGCCGCTGTCGCGCGCGATCGGAGTGACCGCGCCGAAGGCGTGCGCAGAGATGTCGCTGTTTCAGGAGCTGTTCACGACCAGCTGCGACTGGAAGGTCGCTAGCATGGGATGGATGTACACGCTCTTTTTCGTGCTGCTCGGTATCGCGGCTGCGGTCTGGGGCGGCTGGCTGGAGCGCGTAGGTCCGCGCAAGGCCGGCTTCGTCTCGGCGCTGTGCTGGTGCGGCGGCCTCTTCCTCGGTGCGATCGGGGTTTACACCCATCAGCTCTGGCTGTTGTGGCTGGGTTCGGGCGTGATCGGCGGCATCGGTCTCGGTCTTGGCTATATCTCGCCGGTGTCGACGCTGGTGAAGTGGTTCCCGGACCGCCGCGGCATGGCGACCGGCATGGCAATCATGGGTTTCGGCGGCGGCGCCATGATCGGCGCGCCGCTGGCGAACCTCTTGATGAACTACTTCAAGACTCCGACCTCGGTCGGCGTCTGGGAGACCTTCGTCACGATGGGCGTCATCTACTTCGTGTTCATGATGATCGGCGCGTTCCGCTATCGCTTGCCGCCGCCCGGCTGGCAGCCCGAGGGCTGGACGGCGCCGTCGAAGGCCAACGCGATGATCTCGAAGGCCAACGTTCATCTCAACGACGCGCACAAGACGCCGCAATTCTGGCTGATCTGGTGGGTGCTGTGCCTGAACGTGTCGGCCGGCATCGGCGTGATCGGCATGGCCTCGCCGATGCTCCAGGAGATATTCGCCGGCAAGTTGATCGGCCTGCCTAACGTCGGCTTCAACGCGCTCGATGCGGGACAGAAGGCGCAGATCGCCGCGATCGCCGCGGGCTTCGCCGGATTGCTGTCGCTGTTCAACATCGGCGGCCGTTTCTTCTGGGCATCGCTCTCGGACAAGATCGGGCGCAAGAACACCTACTATACGTTCTTCATCCTCGGCATCGCGCTCTACGCGCTGGCGCCGACCTTTGCGGCGATGGGTTCGAAGCTCCTGTTCGTGCTCGGCTTCGGCATCATCCTGTCGATGTATGGCGGCGGCTTTTCCACCGTGCCTGCCTACCTCGCCGACATGTTCGGAACCCAGTTCGTCGGCGCCATCCATGGCCGGCTGCTGACGGCGTGGTCCACCGCGGGCATCATCGGCCCCGTCGTGGTCAACTACATCCGCGAGTTCCAGCTCGCGGCAGGCGTGCCGCGCGACCAGCTCTACAACACGACGATGTACATCCTCTGTGCGATGCTGATCGCGGGCCTGATCTGCAACTATCTGATCAAGCCGGTCGATTCGAAATGGCACATGAAGGAGGCTGATGTCGCCAAGTTGCAGGCGGCAAGCGCCAGCGCCGCCGCCGCCGGGCCGCACGGCTCCTACGGCATCGGATTTGGCGGGCTTGACGCCAAGGCGGCGCTGTTCTGGGCCTTCGTCGGCGTCCCCCTGCTTTGGGGTGTCTGGAAGACATTGGAGAGCGCGGTCAAAATCTTCTGA
- a CDS encoding NADH-ubiquinone oxidoreductase-F iron-sulfur binding region domain-containing protein, with protein sequence MSSNDDVHKVREFEHPGQGRKRAKSTPKGRQVDPTAAHEIEQLLGDRPRRRDLLIEYLHLIQDKYRQISAAHLAALADEMKLAFAEVFETATFYAHFDVVKEGEPDIAPLTIRVCDSLTCAMLGGEKLLADLQDASGPGIRVVRAPCVGRCDTAPAAEVGHNFVDHATVASVTAAAKAGDTHAHLPEYVGYDAYVAGGGYKLLNRLRSGKLATDDLLKALDDASLRGLGGAGFPTGRKWRAVLGEPGPRLMAINGDEGEPGTFKDRVYLESDPHRFLEGMLIGAHVVQASDIYIYLRDEYPASREILEREIAKLPPGGPTLHMRRGAGAYICGEESSLLESIEGKRGLPRHKPPYPFQVGLFGLPTLINNIETLWWVRDIVEKGADWWKGHGRHERHGLRSFSVSGRVKNPGMKLAPAGITVRELIDEYCGGMADGHQFYAYLPGGASGGILPAAMDDIPLDFGTLEKYGCFIGSAAIVILSQKDSVRAAALNLMKFFEDESCGQCTPCRVGTQKAALLMQQPVWNRALLDELSQAMRDASICGLGQAASNPLSTVIKYFPDEFKEAAE encoded by the coding sequence ATGAGCAGCAACGACGACGTTCACAAGGTTCGCGAGTTCGAACATCCCGGCCAGGGACGGAAGCGCGCCAAGTCCACGCCCAAGGGGCGACAGGTCGATCCCACCGCCGCGCACGAGATCGAGCAACTGCTCGGCGATCGGCCGCGGCGTCGCGACCTGTTGATCGAATATCTGCACCTGATTCAGGATAAGTACCGCCAGATCTCGGCCGCGCATCTCGCTGCGCTCGCCGACGAGATGAAGCTCGCGTTCGCCGAGGTGTTCGAGACTGCAACCTTCTACGCGCATTTCGACGTGGTGAAGGAAGGCGAGCCCGATATCGCGCCGCTGACGATCCGCGTCTGCGATTCGCTGACCTGCGCGATGCTCGGCGGAGAAAAGCTGCTCGCCGATTTGCAGGACGCGTCCGGTCCCGGCATCCGCGTGGTGCGTGCGCCCTGCGTCGGTCGCTGCGACACGGCGCCGGCCGCGGAAGTCGGACACAACTTTGTTGACCATGCGACGGTCGCCAGTGTCACGGCGGCGGCGAAGGCTGGCGACACCCACGCTCATCTGCCCGAATATGTCGGCTATGACGCCTATGTCGCCGGCGGCGGCTACAAGCTGCTCAATCGACTGCGCTCGGGCAAGCTAGCGACGGACGACCTGCTGAAGGCGCTCGATGACGCCTCGTTGCGCGGTCTCGGCGGCGCCGGCTTCCCGACGGGGCGCAAATGGCGTGCGGTGCTTGGTGAACCCGGCCCGCGGCTGATGGCGATCAACGGCGATGAGGGCGAGCCCGGCACGTTCAAGGATCGCGTCTATCTCGAGAGTGATCCGCACCGCTTCCTCGAGGGCATGCTGATCGGTGCCCATGTGGTGCAGGCCTCGGATATCTACATTTACCTCCGCGACGAATATCCGGCCTCGCGCGAAATCCTCGAACGCGAGATCGCAAAGCTCCCGCCGGGCGGTCCGACGCTGCACATGCGCCGCGGCGCCGGCGCCTATATCTGCGGCGAGGAATCCTCGCTGCTCGAAAGCATCGAGGGCAAGCGCGGCCTGCCGAGGCACAAGCCGCCTTATCCATTCCAGGTCGGCCTGTTCGGGCTGCCGACGTTGATCAACAACATCGAGACCTTGTGGTGGGTGCGTGACATCGTCGAGAAGGGTGCCGACTGGTGGAAGGGCCACGGCCGCCATGAGCGGCACGGCCTGCGCAGTTTCTCGGTCTCGGGCCGCGTCAAGAATCCCGGCATGAAGCTCGCGCCTGCTGGCATCACCGTGCGCGAGCTGATCGACGAATATTGCGGCGGCATGGCCGATGGCCATCAGTTCTATGCGTACCTGCCGGGCGGCGCGTCCGGCGGCATCCTGCCGGCGGCGATGGACGACATCCCGCTCGATTTCGGCACGCTGGAAAAATACGGCTGCTTCATCGGCTCTGCCGCGATCGTGATCCTGTCGCAGAAGGACAGCGTGCGCGCGGCCGCGTTGAACCTGATGAAGTTCTTCGAGGACGAGAGCTGCGGCCAGTGCACGCCGTGTCGCGTCGGAACCCAGAAGGCCGCACTGCTGATGCAGCAACCGGTCTGGAACCGCGCTCTCCTGGACGAATTGAGCCAGGCGATGCGCGATGCCTCGATCTGCGGGCTTGGACAGGCGGCATCCAATCCGCTGTCCACTGTGATCAAATATTTCCCTGACGAGTTCAAGGAAGCGGCCGAATGA
- the fdhF gene encoding formate dehydrogenase subunit alpha, with the protein MTKITFELDGKQVEANAGETIWQVAKRQGHEIPHLCYSPAPDYRPDGNCRACMVEIEGERVLAASCKRTPSVGMKVKTESARAVSAQKMVMELLVADQPARETSHDPDSKFWHWAETTGVTESRFPAAERWATDASHPAMRVNLDACIQCGLCVRACREVQVNDVIGMAYRSHGSKIVFDFDDPMGESTCVACGECVQACPTGALMPAVMLDEAQTRVVYADKKVDSLCPFCGVGCQVTYEVKDEKVIYAEGRDGPANHNRLCVKGRFGFDYIHHPHRLTKPLVRLPNAKKDSNDQVDPANPFTHFREASWEEALDIAAKGLVKIRDEKGVKALAGFGSAKGSNEEAYLFQKLVRTGFGSNNVDHCTRLCHASSVAALFEGLSSGAVSAPFSAAMDAEVIIVIGANPTVNHPVAATFIKNAVKENGAKLFVMDPRRQTLSRHATKHLQFKPGSDVAMLNAMIHTIITEGLTDDQYIAGYTEGFEDLKEKIKEFTPEKMEAICGIPAQTLREVARTYARAKSSIIFWGMGISQHVHGTDNARCLIALALITGQVGRPGTGLHPLRGQNNVQGASDAGLIPMFLPDYQPVGRDDMRGAFEKLWGQDLDPVRGLTVVEIMNAIHAGEIKGMYIEGENPAMSDPDLQHARHALAMLDHLVVQDLFVTETAFHADVILPASAFAEKEGSFTNTDRRVQLARQVIKPPGDARQDLWIIQEIGKRMGLPWNYAGPGDVFTEMAELMPSLKNITWERLVREGAVTYPVDGPDMPGNEIIFTTGFPTASGRGKIVPAHVIPPDEIPDAEYPMVLSTGRVLEHWHTGSMTRRAQVLDQIEPEAVAFMSPKDMHRKKLAPGDFIRLETRRGAVEVKVRSDRDVPENMVFMPFCYAEAAANLLTNPALDPFGKIPEFKFCAARAERAEMRDAAE; encoded by the coding sequence ATGACGAAGATTACGTTCGAGCTCGACGGCAAGCAGGTCGAGGCCAATGCAGGCGAGACGATCTGGCAAGTTGCAAAACGTCAGGGCCACGAGATTCCGCATCTGTGCTATTCGCCCGCGCCCGACTATCGCCCCGACGGCAATTGCCGCGCCTGCATGGTCGAGATCGAGGGCGAGCGTGTGCTCGCGGCGTCCTGCAAGCGCACGCCATCGGTCGGCATGAAGGTGAAGACCGAGAGCGCGCGCGCTGTGTCCGCGCAAAAAATGGTCATGGAGCTGCTGGTCGCCGATCAGCCGGCGCGCGAGACCTCGCACGATCCGGACTCCAAATTTTGGCACTGGGCCGAAACCACGGGGGTCACCGAGAGCCGCTTCCCCGCCGCCGAGCGTTGGGCGACCGATGCCAGCCATCCGGCGATGCGCGTCAATCTCGACGCCTGCATCCAGTGCGGCCTGTGCGTGCGCGCCTGCCGCGAGGTCCAGGTCAACGACGTCATCGGCATGGCCTATCGCAGCCACGGCTCGAAGATCGTGTTCGACTTCGACGATCCCATGGGCGAGTCCACTTGCGTTGCCTGCGGCGAATGCGTGCAGGCCTGTCCGACCGGAGCGCTGATGCCGGCCGTGATGCTGGATGAGGCGCAGACCCGTGTCGTCTATGCCGACAAGAAGGTGGATTCGCTCTGCCCGTTCTGCGGCGTCGGCTGCCAGGTGACCTATGAGGTCAAGGACGAGAAGGTGATCTATGCCGAGGGCCGCGATGGCCCGGCCAATCACAACCGCCTTTGCGTCAAGGGCCGCTTCGGCTTCGACTACATCCACCATCCGCATCGACTGACTAAGCCGCTGGTGCGGCTGCCGAACGCGAAGAAGGATTCCAACGACCAGGTCGATCCTGCCAATCCGTTCACGCATTTCCGCGAAGCGAGCTGGGAAGAAGCGCTCGACATCGCGGCCAAGGGCCTCGTCAAGATCCGCGACGAGAAGGGCGTGAAGGCGCTGGCCGGCTTCGGCTCGGCGAAGGGTTCCAACGAGGAGGCCTATCTGTTCCAGAAGCTGGTGCGTACCGGCTTCGGCTCCAACAACGTCGACCATTGCACCCGTCTGTGCCACGCCTCGTCGGTCGCGGCGCTCTTCGAAGGCCTGAGTTCGGGCGCGGTGTCGGCGCCGTTCTCGGCGGCGATGGACGCCGAGGTCATCATCGTGATCGGCGCCAACCCGACCGTGAACCATCCGGTCGCCGCGACCTTCATCAAGAACGCGGTCAAGGAGAACGGCGCAAAGCTGTTCGTCATGGACCCGCGCCGGCAGACGCTGTCGCGCCATGCGACCAAGCATCTGCAGTTCAAGCCGGGCTCGGACGTCGCCATGCTGAACGCGATGATCCACACGATCATCACCGAAGGGCTGACCGACGACCAGTACATCGCCGGCTACACCGAGGGGTTCGAGGACCTCAAGGAGAAGATCAAGGAATTCACGCCGGAGAAGATGGAGGCGATCTGCGGCATCCCGGCGCAGACCCTGCGTGAGGTCGCGCGAACCTATGCGCGGGCAAAATCGTCGATCATCTTCTGGGGCATGGGCATCAGCCAGCATGTCCACGGCACCGACAATGCGCGTTGCCTGATTGCGCTGGCGCTGATCACAGGCCAGGTCGGTCGCCCCGGCACCGGCCTGCATCCGCTGCGCGGCCAGAACAACGTGCAGGGCGCTTCCGATGCCGGTCTGATCCCGATGTTCCTGCCGGACTATCAGCCGGTCGGCCGCGACGACATGCGCGGTGCCTTCGAGAAGCTGTGGGGCCAGGATCTCGATCCCGTGCGCGGTCTGACCGTGGTCGAGATCATGAACGCAATCCATGCCGGCGAGATCAAGGGCATGTATATCGAGGGCGAAAACCCTGCGATGTCTGACCCCGATCTCCAGCATGCGCGCCATGCGCTCGCCATGCTCGATCATCTCGTGGTGCAGGATCTCTTCGTCACGGAGACCGCGTTCCACGCCGACGTCATCCTGCCGGCCTCGGCGTTTGCCGAAAAGGAAGGCTCCTTCACCAACACCGATCGCCGCGTGCAGCTCGCGCGCCAGGTGATCAAGCCGCCGGGCGATGCGCGGCAGGATCTCTGGATCATCCAGGAGATCGGCAAGCGCATGGGCCTGCCGTGGAATTATGCCGGTCCCGGCGATGTCTTCACCGAGATGGCAGAGTTGATGCCGTCGTTGAAGAACATCACCTGGGAACGGCTGGTCCGCGAGGGCGCGGTGACCTATCCCGTCGACGGTCCCGACATGCCCGGCAACGAGATCATCTTCACCACGGGCTTCCCGACCGCGAGCGGCCGCGGCAAGATCGTGCCGGCTCACGTCATCCCGCCGGACGAGATCCCTGACGCCGAATATCCGATGGTGCTCTCGACCGGCCGCGTGCTGGAGCATTGGCACACCGGCTCGATGACCCGCCGCGCGCAGGTGCTCGACCAGATCGAGCCCGAGGCGGTTGCGTTCATGTCGCCAAAGGACATGCACAGGAAGAAGCTCGCGCCCGGCGATTTCATCCGGCTCGAGACCCGCCGCGGCGCGGTCGAGGTCAAGGTGCGCTCCGACCGCGACGTTCCCGAGAACATGGTTTTCATGCCGTTCTGCTACGCGGAAGCGGCGGCCAATCTCCTGACCAACCCGGCGCTCGATCCGTTCGGCAAGATCCCGGAGTTCAAGTTCTGCGCGGCCAGGGCCGAGCGCGCGGAGATGCGGGATGCGGCGGAGTAG
- the ybaK gene encoding Cys-tRNA(Pro) deacylase, translated as MSKATPATRVLTAASVAFTVHAYDYDPDAESIGLQAAAALGEDPARVLKTLMALVDGKPVCVIVPSDQEVSMKKLAAAVSGKSAQMMKPPEAERLTGFKVGGISPFGQRKPVRTVIEQSALAHDYVYVNGGQRGLQVRLSPGDVRDVSKAIAAELVA; from the coding sequence ATGTCCAAAGCCACCCCAGCCACACGCGTGCTCACAGCCGCCAGTGTTGCCTTCACCGTTCACGCTTACGATTATGATCCCGATGCCGAGAGCATCGGCCTCCAGGCGGCCGCTGCGCTTGGCGAAGACCCCGCTCGTGTCTTGAAGACGCTGATGGCGCTGGTCGACGGCAAGCCGGTCTGCGTGATCGTCCCGTCCGACCAGGAAGTCTCGATGAAGAAGCTCGCCGCTGCTGTTAGCGGCAAGTCGGCGCAGATGATGAAGCCGCCGGAGGCCGAGCGCCTCACCGGCTTCAAGGTTGGCGGTATCAGCCCATTCGGGCAGCGAAAGCCCGTCCGCACCGTGATCGAGCAGAGCGCGCTCGCGCATGATTACGTCTACGTCAATGGCGGTCAGCGCGGACTGCAGGTGCGGCTCAGTCCAGGCGATGTGCGGGACGTCTCGAAGGCGATTGCGGCAGAACTGGTCGCCTGA
- a CDS encoding GntR family transcriptional regulator encodes MARRPTKAGGSIARGGGVALGEAVFRSLCEALQAGSYRAGDRLREEEVAQRLKVSRTPVREALGRLAARGFVEPAGGRGLIVRNLDISEVLELYAMREIMEGAAARLAAEHASATEVDALRDIEQAFVEASETDAAEIARELARLNRAFHEAICRAARNRYLDNASRELQDWIALLGPTTFTISGRPSTSHGEHQAIIEAIAARDGGKAEQLARTHIREALRCRLKLLQKQ; translated from the coding sequence ATGGCAAGACGTCCGACAAAGGCAGGCGGCTCGATCGCGCGCGGCGGCGGCGTGGCGCTGGGCGAAGCCGTGTTCCGCTCGCTTTGCGAGGCGCTGCAGGCCGGCAGCTATCGCGCCGGCGACCGCCTGCGCGAGGAAGAGGTCGCCCAGCGGCTGAAGGTCAGCCGCACGCCGGTGCGCGAGGCTCTGGGGCGGCTTGCGGCACGCGGGTTCGTCGAACCCGCCGGCGGCCGCGGCCTGATCGTACGCAACCTCGACATCTCCGAGGTGCTCGAGCTCTACGCCATGCGCGAGATCATGGAAGGCGCCGCCGCCCGACTTGCCGCCGAGCACGCCTCGGCGACGGAGGTCGATGCCCTCCGTGATATCGAGCAGGCTTTTGTCGAAGCCTCCGAGACCGATGCGGCCGAGATCGCGAGAGAACTGGCACGGCTCAACCGCGCCTTCCACGAAGCGATCTGCCGCGCCGCGCGCAACCGCTATCTCGATAACGCATCACGGGAATTGCAGGACTGGATCGCACTGCTCGGTCCAACCACGTTCACGATATCGGGCCGCCCCTCGACCAGCCACGGTGAGCACCAGGCCATCATCGAAGCCATCGCGGCTCGCGACGGCGGCAAAGCGGAGCAGCTCGCGCGCACACACATCCGCGAAGCGCTGCGCTGTCGGCTGAAGCTGTTGCAAAAGCAGTAG
- the tcuA gene encoding FAD-dependent tricarballylate dehydrogenase TcuA — protein sequence MSSKYDVLVIGGGNAALCAAISARRGGASVLVLEGAPKFYRGGNTRHTRNMRCAHDEATEILTGPYTEEEFWEDLLRVTGGQTDEVLARHMIRESKDILNWIVEQGVRWQPSLGGTLSLGRTNSFFLGGGRAMLNALYLTAEKLGVDVEYDAEVTDLVIEDGMFLAARLKRPIMGDTEIRATSLVAAAGGFEANIEWLKQYWGDAADNFLIRGTPYNRGSILKMLLAKGVQEVGDPTQCHAVAIDARAPKFDGGIITRHDSVVFGIVVNKHAQRFYDEGEDIWPKRYAIWGRLVAAQPGQIAYIIFDSTVVTSFMPTLFPPIAGQTVAELAGKLELDPAALEKTITEFNTAVQPGTFDHTILDDCRTEGITPQKTHWARRIETPPYLAYPVRPGITFTYLGTRVTREARMLMADGKPSANMFAAGEIMAGNVLGKGYAAGMGMTIGSVFGRIAGQEAARHAKN from the coding sequence ATGAGCAGCAAATACGATGTGCTGGTGATCGGCGGCGGCAACGCGGCGCTGTGTGCGGCGATCAGCGCGCGACGTGGTGGGGCGTCGGTTCTGGTGCTCGAAGGTGCGCCAAAATTCTATCGCGGTGGCAACACGCGCCACACCCGTAACATGCGTTGCGCCCATGACGAGGCGACCGAAATCCTGACCGGCCCCTACACCGAGGAGGAGTTTTGGGAAGATCTGCTGCGCGTGACCGGCGGCCAGACCGACGAGGTGCTCGCCCGGCACATGATCCGCGAGTCCAAGGACATCTTGAACTGGATCGTCGAGCAGGGCGTGCGCTGGCAGCCCTCGCTCGGCGGCACGCTGAGCCTTGGCCGCACCAACTCGTTCTTCCTCGGCGGCGGACGCGCGATGCTGAATGCGCTCTATCTCACCGCCGAGAAGCTCGGGGTCGACGTCGAATACGACGCCGAGGTCACCGACCTCGTGATCGAGGACGGCATGTTTCTCGCCGCTCGCCTCAAGCGGCCGATCATGGGTGACACCGAGATACGCGCGACGTCGCTGGTCGCCGCCGCCGGCGGGTTCGAGGCCAACATCGAATGGCTGAAGCAATATTGGGGCGACGCCGCCGACAATTTCCTGATCCGCGGCACGCCCTATAACCGCGGCTCGATCCTGAAGATGCTGCTCGCCAAGGGCGTGCAGGAGGTCGGCGACCCCACCCAGTGCCATGCGGTCGCGATCGACGCCCGCGCGCCGAAATTCGACGGCGGCATCATCACGCGCCACGACTCCGTCGTGTTCGGCATCGTCGTCAACAAGCACGCGCAGCGCTTTTATGACGAGGGCGAGGACATCTGGCCGAAGCGCTACGCGATCTGGGGCCGGCTGGTGGCCGCGCAGCCCGGCCAGATCGCCTACATCATCTTCGATTCCACCGTGGTCACGAGCTTCATGCCGACGCTGTTCCCGCCGATCGCCGGGCAGACCGTGGCTGAGCTCGCCGGCAAGCTCGAGCTCGATCCGGCCGCGCTGGAAAAGACGATCACCGAATTTAATACCGCGGTGCAGCCCGGCACCTTCGACCACACCATTCTGGACGACTGCCGCACCGAAGGCATCACGCCGCAGAAGACGCATTGGGCGCGGCGGATCGAGACGCCGCCCTATCTTGCCTATCCGGTGCGACCCGGCATCACATTCACCTATCTCGGCACGCGCGTAACCAGGGAAGCACGGATGCTGATGGCTGACGGCAAGCCGTCGGCGAACATGTTCGCGGCCGGCGAGATCATGGCCGGCAATGTGCTCGGGAAGGGCTATGCCGCTGGCATGGGCATGACCATCGGCAGCGTGTTCGGGCGGATTGCAGGACAGGAAGCGGCACGCCACGCGAAGAACTAG